In one Pirellulales bacterium genomic region, the following are encoded:
- a CDS encoding c-type cytochrome produces the protein MLLSWRNIRGLCLAMLLAALPLAVGCSNSGPPQFHANLVQLVDNNVSEKHQQQIADILLAMYGTPDDPFVLSDTGLDLQKLRVAAGPVKGYSQGLFRLHCVHCHGITGDGMGPTALFLKPYPRDYREGWFKFKSTPSNQPPTHADLVRTLKEGIPGTAMPSFKLLSQGEIESLVEYVEYLSMRGQTELALIAQYKTADEFDPDKEDFPTTRKFLVDTVLNAPNGPATLWKGAATQATAVPTPPQDFGSAVSIEAGKQVFYGKGACVKCHGPTALGDGQLVWDMWSEAIHKMDIKIADSTDPSKFSELSHALRVDALPPRAGEPRNLRAGILRGGRAPYELFYRLNNGIFPSQMPGIGTTPGMTTDDIWHLIDFILDLPYEPGSQYHTDEHMKAPPRELL, from the coding sequence ATGCTTCTTTCCTGGCGAAACATTCGTGGCTTGTGCTTGGCGATGCTTCTGGCCGCGCTGCCTTTGGCGGTCGGATGCAGTAATTCTGGACCGCCGCAGTTTCACGCCAACCTCGTGCAACTGGTGGATAACAACGTGTCGGAAAAGCATCAGCAGCAAATTGCCGATATTCTGCTGGCCATGTACGGCACGCCCGACGATCCATTTGTGCTGTCGGACACCGGGCTCGATCTGCAAAAGCTGCGCGTGGCCGCTGGGCCCGTAAAGGGATATAGCCAAGGGCTGTTTCGTTTGCATTGCGTGCATTGCCACGGCATTACCGGCGACGGCATGGGACCGACGGCGCTGTTTTTGAAGCCGTATCCGCGCGATTACCGCGAGGGGTGGTTCAAATTTAAATCGACCCCGTCGAACCAGCCGCCGACGCACGCCGATTTGGTCCGCACGCTGAAGGAAGGCATTCCGGGCACAGCCATGCCTTCGTTCAAGCTGTTGTCGCAAGGCGAAATTGAATCGCTGGTGGAATACGTGGAATACCTCAGCATGCGCGGGCAGACAGAATTAGCCTTGATTGCACAATACAAAACTGCCGATGAGTTCGATCCAGATAAAGAAGATTTTCCGACCACGCGCAAGTTTTTGGTCGATACCGTGCTGAATGCGCCCAACGGCCCGGCCACGCTGTGGAAAGGGGCAGCGACGCAAGCAACCGCGGTGCCCACGCCTCCCCAGGATTTTGGCAGCGCCGTCTCCATTGAAGCCGGCAAGCAAGTTTTTTACGGCAAAGGCGCCTGCGTGAAGTGCCACGGACCCACTGCACTGGGCGACGGGCAACTGGTGTGGGACATGTGGAGCGAAGCCATCCACAAAATGGATATAAAAATTGCCGATTCGACTGATCCCTCCAAATTCTCTGAATTGAGCCATGCGTTGCGGGTCGATGCGCTGCCGCCGCGGGCGGGCGAGCCGCGCAACTTGCGGGCTGGAATTTTGCGCGGCGGGCGCGCGCCGTACGAATTGTTCTATCGGCTGAACAACGGCATTTTCCCGTCGCAAATGCCCGGCATTGGCACCACGCCGGGCATGACGACCGACGACATTTGGCAC